A section of the Oryza sativa Japonica Group chromosome 1, ASM3414082v1 genome encodes:
- the LOC4325004 gene encoding probable methyltransferase PMT24 produces MAFGRGSKMDGRRSSPSSSLCTTTTVVVFVALCLVGAWMMTSSTIFPLEITSNKKAAVKEQPARVNYGASEEAAAASGNSAEGVDRFGDTDNNDNAVPEEPNNTVPSEEEKFSENTVEKPVESSEEKAPPKEKEESKDTFDDANGKTEQSSAKEDGDSESGSGQSDGSKNGDDEEKSEEKKDDEQSDGERKDDQEEKAEGSGSKDTTDQPQIEETVDESGEKGQGAKSNEVFPDGAQSELLKESNTENGSFKTQDAESKNEKESQAASNSSDDETTYNWKLCNNNAGTDYIPCLDNEKAIKKLRTTKHYEHRERHCPVEPPTCVVPLPEGYKRPVEWPTSRDKVWYSNVPHTKLAEYKGHQNWVKVSGDHLLFPGGGTQFKNGALHYIDTIQQALPDIAWGKRSRVILDVGCGVASFGGYMFERDVLTMSFAPKDEHEAQVQFALERGIPAISAVMGTKRLPYPSRVFDVIHCARCRVPWHIEGGMLLLELNRLLRPGGYFVWSATPVYQKLPEDVEIWNAMSSLTKAMCWKMVNKTKDKLNQVGMAIYQKPMDNSCYEKRPENSPPLCKETDDADAAWNVPLQACMHKLPAGQSVRGSKWPETWPQRLEKTPYWIDDSHVGIYGKPGNEDFEADYAHWKRVVSKSYVNGMGIDWSKVRNVMDMRAVYGGFAAALRDQKVWVMNIVPTDSADTLPIIYERGLFGMYHDWCESFSTYPRTYDLLHADHLFSKLKKRCKLLPVFAEVDRILRPEGKLIVRDNAETINELQGMVKSLQWEVRMTYTKGNEGLLCVQKSMWRPKEIEASM; encoded by the exons ATGGCATTTGGCCGAGGCTCGAAGATGGACGGCAggcggtcgtcgccgtcgtcgtcgctctgCACGACGACCACCGTCGTCGTGTTCGTGGCGCTCTGCCTGGTCGGCGCCTGGATGATGACGTCATCCACCATCTTCCCGCTGGAGATAACCTCGAATAagaaggcggcggtgaaggaGCAGCCGGCGAGAGTTAACTACGGCGCGTccgaggaggcagcggcggcatcCGGCAACAGTGCTGAAGGTGTGGACAGGTTTGGGGACACGGACAACAACGATAATGCGGTTCCGGAGGAGCCGAATAACACGGTCCCTTCTGAAGAAGAGAAGTTCAGTGAGAACACAGTGGAGAAGCCAGTGGAGAGCAGTGAAGAGAAGGCGCCACCgaaagaaaaggaggagagtAAGGATACATTTGATGATGCAAATGGGAAAACAGAACAGTCGAGCGCCAAGGAGGATGGGGATTCTGAATCAGGATCTGGGCAGTCGGATGGTTCAAAGaatggcgacgacgaggagaagagtgaggagaagaaagatgatgagCAATCTGATGGTGAGAGGAAAGATGATCAAGAAGAGAAGGCTGAAGGCAGTGGCTCAAAGGACACGACTGACCAGCCACAAATTGAGGAGACAGTGGATGAAAGTGGGGAGAAGGGTCAGGGTGCAAAGTCCAATGAGGTATTCCCTGATGGGGCTCAATCAGAGCTTCTAAAGGAGTCAAACACCGAGAACGGGTCATTTAAAACACAGGATGCAGAGTCAAAGAATGAGAAGGAATCTCAAGCAGCATCAAATTCTTCAGATGATGAAACCACATATAACTGGAAGTTATGCAATAACAATGCTGGAACAGATTACATACCTTGCCTCGACAATGAGAAGGCTATCAAGAAGCTTCGAACCACCAAACATTATGAGCACCGTGAGAGGCATTGCCCTGTGGAGCCTCCTACCTGTGTTGTTCCACTTCCTGAAGGATATAAACGCCCAGTTGAGTGGCCCACGAGCAGGGACAAG GTGTGGTACAGCAATGTCCCCCACACTAAGCTTGCTGAGTACAAGGGGCACCAAAACTGGGTTAAAGTTTCTGGGGATCATCTCCTATTTCCCGGGGGTGGCACTCAGTTCAAGAATGGTGCACTTCACTACATTGATACTATTCAGCAG GCATTACCTGATATTGCATGGGGCAAACGAAGCCGTGTCATTCTAGATGTTGGCTGTGGAGTTGCTAGCTTTGGAGGGTACATGTTTGAGAGAGATGTACTCACGATGTCATTTGCCCCAAAAGACGAGCATGAAGCTCAAGTACAGTTTGCACTTGAGAGAGGTATTCCAGCAATATCAGCTGTCATGGGCACCAAAAGGCTCCCATACCCCAGCAGGGTCTTTGATGTCATTCATTGCGCTCGCTGCAGGGTCCCTTGGCACATTGAAG GTGGCATGCTATTGCTGGAACTGAACCGCCTATTACGCCCTGGTGGTTACTTCGTCTGGTCTGCCACTCCTGTTTACCAGAAGCTCCCTGAAGATGTCGAGATTTGGAATG CCATGTCTTCTCTAACAAAGGCCATGTGCTGGAAAATGGTTAACAAGACTAAGGATAAGTTAAATCAAGTTGGTATGGCCATATATCAGAAGCCAATGGACAACAGTTGCTATGAGAAAAGACCAGAAAACAGCCCACCGTTATGCAAGGAAACTGATGATGCTGATGCTGCATG GAATGTACCTTTGCAAGCATGTATGCACAAATTGCCTGCTGGCCAATCAGTCCGAGGGTCAAAATGGCCAGAGACATGGCCACAAAGGCTTGAGAAGACCCCCTACTGGATAGATGACTCTCATGTTGGAATCTATGGAAAACCAGGAAACGAAGATTTTGAGGCTGATTATGCTCATTGGAAACGAGTCGTAAGTAAATCTTATGTGAATGGCATGGGAATCGACTGGTCTAAAGTAAGAAACGTCATGGACATGAGAGCTGTATATGGAGG TTTCGCTGCAGCTTTGAGGGACCAAAAAGTCTGGGTTATGAATATTGTGCCAACGGATTCAGCAGACACGCTGCCCATTATTTATGAGCGTGGCTTGTTTGGTATGTACCATGACTGGTGTGAATCTTTCAGCACTTACCCGAGAACATACGACCTTCTGCATGCAGACCATCTCTTCTCAAAGCTAAAAAAGAG ATGCAAATTGTTGCCGGTGTTTGCGGAGGTCGACAGAATATTGAGGCCAGAAGGAAAGCTGATTGTGAGGGATAATGCAGAGACAATAAACGAACTGCAAGGCATGGTAAAGTCGCTTCAGTGGGAGGTTCGCATGACCTACACCAAGGGTAACGAGGGTCTTCTATGTGTCCAAAAGTCCATGTGGCGGCCCAAGGAGATCGAGGCAAGCATGTGA